A DNA window from Zingiber officinale cultivar Zhangliang chromosome 3A, Zo_v1.1, whole genome shotgun sequence contains the following coding sequences:
- the LOC122051212 gene encoding IQ domain-containing protein IQM1-like, whose product MSNKVFCLAETKVAVARSMSFGDRESNKILRKSISFKRSDSSNKMVSSEAPGMERSLSFKHWEPQVTKIEGAATDKQAVEELKIQANFPAPIVELPQRQLLEFSSPRPLCELDAAATTLQKVYKSYRTRRNLADCAVLVEEFWWRALDFASLRSSSVSFFNVEKPEPAVSKWARAKKRLARVGKGLSKDEKAQQLALRHWLEAIDPRHRYGHNLHLYYDVWFASESTQPFFYWLDVGDGREVNLEECSRNKLQQQCITYLGPKEREGYEVIVDDGKLVYKKSEMPVNTTEGSKWIFVLSTSRSLYVGKKNKGTFQHSSFLAGGATTSAGRLVAKEGILQAIWPYSGHYLPTEENFKEFISFLEDNNVDLTNVKKCSVDDDDYNLSNKDHASDLPEVLSQEAIKSKVEASKCDPRGTDQRSEKPAPTPVARQQSRKWATAAGARISCVRDYPSDLQSRALEQVNLSPRVVLSPITNNFNAPIPSPRPSPKVRVSPRVQFMGIPTPAASPSQSRLPYIGIPSPKVSLRLPKQKTRTA is encoded by the exons ATGAGTAATAAAGTCTTCTGCTTGGCCGAGACAAAGGTTGCAGTAGCGAGATCTATGAGTTTCGGTGACAGAGAATCCAACAAGATCTTGAGAAAATCGATCAGTTTCAAAAGAAGTGATTCGTCGAATAAGATGGTATCCAGCGAAGCACCAGGGATGGAGAGATCACTGAGCTTCAAGCACTGGGAGCCCCAGGTGACAAAGATCGAAGGAGCAGCTACTGATAAGCAGGCCGTAGAAGAACTCAAGATTCAAGCAAATTTTCCAGCGCCGATTGTCGAGCTCCCCCAGCGGCAGCTGCTCGAGTTCTCATCCCCGAGGCCATTATGCGAACTCGATGCAGCAGCAACCACGCTGCAAAAGGTCTACAAGAGTTACAGAACAAGGAGGAATCTTGCAGATTGTGCAGTACTTGTGGAAGAATTCTG GTGGAGAGCACTTGATTTTGCATCTCTCAGAAGCAGCTCTGTGTCATTTTTCAACGTTGAGAAGCCGGAGCCTGCAGTTTCTAAGTGGGCAAGGGCAAAGAAAAGACTAGCCAGA GTTGGTAAGGGTCTCTCCAAAGATGAGAAAGCTCAGCAACTAGCATTGAGACATTGGCTAGAAGCT ATTGATCCAAGACATAGGTATGGGCACAACTTACATTTGTATTATGACGTCTGGTTTGCAAGTGAAAGCACCCAACCATTCTTTTACTG GTTGGATGTTGGAGATGGAAGAGAAGTGAATCTTGAGGAGTGCTCGAGAAACAAGCTTCAACAGCAGTGCATCACATACCTTGGTCCG AAAGAGAGGGAAGGATATGAAGTCATAGTAGACGATGGAAAGCTGGTTTACAAGAAAAGCGAGATGCCAGTGAATACTACTGAGGGTTCCAAATGGATATTTGTTCTCAGCACATCTAGATCACTATATGTGGGGAAG AAGAACAAGGGCACATTCCAACACTCCAGTTTCTTAGCTGGGGGAGCAACAACATCAGCAGGAAGACTAGTTGCGAAAGAAGGCATACTCCAG GCTATATGGCCATACAGTGGTCATTATCTTCCGACAGAGGAAAACTTTAAGGAGTTCATCAGTTTTCTGGAGGACAATAACGTGGATCTAACCAATGTTAAG AAATGTTCCGTCGACGACGACGACTACAACTTATCCAACAAGGACCACGCCAGCGACCTCCCCGAAGTACTCTCCCAGGAGGCGATCAAATCCAAGGTCGAGGCAAGCAAATGCGACCCTCGGGGGACAGATCAGCGATCCGAGAAGCCGGCTCCGACTCCAGTCGCCAGGCAGCAATCCCGGAAGTGGGCGACGGCGGCCGGCGCCCGGATCAGCTGCGTCCGGGACTACCCGTCCGACCTCCAGTCGCGGGCGCTGGAGCAGGTCAACCTCTCGCCGCGCGTCGTCCTCTCCCCCATCACCAACAACTTCAACGCCCCGATCCCGTCGCCGCGGCCGAGCCCTAAAGTCCGCGTATCGCCGCGGGTACAGTTCATGGGCATCCCGACGCCGGCGGCGTCGCCGTCGCAGTCACGGCTCCCGTACATTGGCATCCCCTCGCCCAAAGTGTCCCTCCGGCTCCCCAAGCAAAAGACGAGGACGGCGTGA
- the LOC122051211 gene encoding carbamoyl-phosphate synthase large chain, chloroplastic-like, producing MALCYHHLLHLPSRRSLLPSTPSLASYLPPLLKPFPNSRLPLTGLLHHFVPRASARREAERPDAAGLHPVGGKRTDIKKIMILGAGPIVIGQACEFDYSGTQACKALVDEGYEVVLVNSNPATIMTDPDLAHRTYVGPMTPELVEQVLDAERPDAILPTMGGQTALNLAVALAESGALARRGIELIGAKLDAIRAAEDRDLFKRAMDRIGLRTPPSGIGTTLDECLAIAEDIGGFPLIIRPAFTLGGTGGGIAYNGDEFEAICRAGLAASLTSQVLVEKSLLGWKEYELEVMRDLADNVVIICSIENIDPMGVHTGDSITVAPAQTLTDKEYQRLRDYSVAIIREIGVECGGSNVQFAVNPVDGEVMVIEMNPRVSRSSALASKATGFPIAKMAAKLSVGYTLDQIPNDITKKTPASFEPSIDYVVTKIPRFAFEKFPGSEPILTTQMKSVGEAMALGRTFQESFQKAVRSLESGYSGWGCARIKELNWDWDQLKYSMRVPNPDRIHAVYAAMKKGMNIEEIHELSLIDKWFLFQLKELVDVEQFLLSQKLDQLTKDDMYEIKRRGFSDKQIAYATSSSEGDVRKKRLSLGVIPAYKRVDTCAAEFEANTPYMYSSYDFECESTPTQKKKVLILGGGPNRIGQGIEFDYCCCHAAFALKENGYETIMMNSNPETVSTDYDTSDRLYFEPLTIEDVLNVIDLERPDGIIVQFGGQTPLKLALPIQHYLEEQKLLSSTGTGLVQIWGTSPDSIDAAEDRERFNAILNDLEIEQPKGGIAKSERDAISIASDIGYPVVVRPSYVLGGRGMEIVYSDDKLVKYLETAVEVDPERPVLIDKYLNDAIEIDVDALADFKGNVVIGGIMEHIEQAGVHSGDSACSLPTKTVSSKCLDIIKQWTTKLAKRLSVCGLMNCQYAITAAGDVYLLEANPRASRTVPFVSKAIGHPLAKYASLVMSGKTLHELGFTKEVVPRHVSVKEAVLPFEKFQGCDVLLGPEMRSTGEVMGIDFDFHVAFAKAQIAAGQKLPVTGTIFLSLNDLTKPHLASLARGFLELGFKIVATSGTARVLELEGIPVEVVFKMHEGRPHAGDMLANGDIQAMVITSSGDALDAIDGRQLRRMALAYKIPIITTVAGAMATVEAIKSLKHSSIQMLALQDYFNVPEQQLKLQAASSSV from the exons ATGGCTCTTTGTTACCACCACCTCCTTCACCTGCCCTCGCGCCGCTCTCTGTTACCCAGTACCCCCTCCTTAGCCTCCTATCTGCCGCCTCTCCTCAAGCCCTTCCCAAATTCCCGTCTCCCCCTCACTGGCCTCCTACACCACTTCGTCCCCCGCGCCTCAGCCCGGCGGGAGGCGGAGAGGCCGGATGCCGCGGGACTTCATCCTGTGGGGGGAAAACGTACGGACATCAAGAAGATTATGATCCTGGGCGCCGGGCCGATCGTGATCGGGCAGGCGTGCGAGTTCGATTACTCCGGCACGCAGGCGTGCAAAGCCCTGGTGGACGAGGGCTACGAGGTGGTGCTGGTGAATTCCAATCCAGCTACCATCATGACCGACCCTGACCTCGCCCACCGCACCTATGTGGGACCCATGACTCCGGAGCTGGTCGAGCAGGTGCTCGATGCCGAGCGGCCTGATGCCATCCTCCCCACGATGGGCGGCCAGACTGCTCTCAATCTCGCTGTCGCGCTCGCGGAGTCTGGCGCCCTTGCTCGCCGCGGGATCGAGCTTATTGGCGCCAAGCTGGATGCCATCCGCGCCGCTGAGGACCGCGACCTCTTCAAGCGCGCTATGGATCGCATCGGCCTCCGCACGCCGCCGTCTGGCATCGGCACTACCCTGGATGAGTGTCTAGCCATTGCCGAAGACATCGGTGGTTTCCCCCTCATTATACGTCCTGCCTTCACCCTTGGCGGCACTGGTGGTGGCATCGCGTACAACGGCGACGAGTTTGAAGCTATTTGTCGCGCTGGACTTGCCGCTAGCCTTACATCCCAGGTCCTGGTCGAAAAATCACTTCTTGGGTGGAAAGAGTACGAGCTGGAGGTTATGCGTGACCTTGCCGACAATGTCGTGATCATCTGCTCAATTGAGAACATTGATCCCATGGGTGTACACACAGGGGATTCAATCACAGTGGCACCTGCACAGACATTGACGGATAAGGAGTACCAGAGGTTGAGGGACTATTCGGTGGCAATCATTCGAGAAATCGGGGTGGAATGCGGGGGCTCTAATGTGCAGTTCGCAGTTAATCCAGTGGATGGGGAGGTTATGGTGATTGAGATGAACCCTAGAGTCTCAAGATCATCCGCACTTGCCTCAAAAGCAACTGGCTTTCCCATTGCTAAGATGGCTGCTAAGCTGTCTGTGGGTTATACCCTTGATCAGATTCCAAATGATATCACCAAGAAAACGCCAGCTAGTTTTGAGCCATCTATAGACTATGTGGTTACAAAG ATCCCTCGATTTGCCTTTGAGAAATTTCCTGGTTCAGAACCAATCTTAACAACCCAGATGAAATCGGTGGGTGAAGCAATGGCACTCGGTAGGACTTTCCAAGAGTCCTTCCAAAAGGCAGTTAGATCGTTGGAGTCTGGATATTCTGGGTGGGGTTGTGCACGTATCAAGGAACTCAACTGGGATTGGGATCAGTTGAAGTACAGTATGAGAGTGCCTAATCCAGATCGTATACACGCTGTATATGCAGCAATGAAGAAAGGAATGAACATAGAAGAAATTCATGAGCTGAGTCTTATTGACAAATGGTTTCTTTTCCAACTAAAAGAGTTGGTAGATGTGGAACAATTCCTCTTGTCACAGAAGTTGGACCAGCTGACAAAGGATGATATGTATGAAATTAAAAGGAGAGGCTTTAGTGATAAGCAGATAGCATATGCAACATCTTCCTCTGAGGGAGATGTACGAAAAAAACGCTTGTCACTAGGTGTGATCCCCGCATACAAAAGGGTTGATACATGTGCTGCAGAGTTTGAGGCAAACACTCCCTACATGTACTCCTCTTATGATTTTGAATGCGAATCAACTCCCACTCAAAAGAAAAAAGTGCTGATATTGGGAGGTGGACCAAATCGTATTGGCCAGGGTATTGAGTTTGATTACTGCTGCTGTCATGCTGCTTTTGCCCTTAAAGAG AACGGATATGAGACAATCATGATGAATTCCAACCCGGAGACTGTATCCACAGACTATGACACTAGTGATCGTTTGTACTTTGAACCTTTGACTATCGAGGATGTTTTAAATGTGATTGACTTGGAGAGGCCTGATGGCATTATCGTGCAGTTTGGTGGGCAAACACCGCTAAAGCTTGCTCTTCCTATACAACATTACCTCGAAGAGCAAAAATTGTTATCTTCCACTGGAACAGGGCTTGTTCAAATATGGGGAACATCACCTGATTCCATTGACGCTGCGGAAGATAGAGAACGGTTTAATGCAATTCTCAATGACCTTGAGATCGAACAACCTAAAGGAGGCATAGCAAAGAGTGAAAGAGATGCCATCTCAATTGCCAGTGACATTGGCTATCCTGTTGTAGTCAGACCTTCATATGTCTTGGGTGGACGAGGAATGGAAATAGTTTATAGTGATGATAAACTGGTAAAATACCTTGAGACTGCAGTAGAGGTGGATCCAGAACGTCCTGTCTTGATAGATAAGTATCTCAATGATGCCATTGAAATCGATGTTGATGCATTAGCTGACTTCAAGGGGAATGTGGTGATTGGTGGCATTATGGAGCACATAGAGCAAGCTGGTGTTCATTCTGGTGATTCAGCATGTTCACTTCCCACAAAAACTGTGTCAAGTAAGTGCTTAGATATAATTAAACAATGGACGACAAAGCTGGCCAAACGACTAAGTGTATGTGGGCTTATGAATTGTCAGTATGCTATTACTGCTGCTGGAGATGTATATCTTCTCGAGGCAAATCCACGCGCTTCTCGCACTGTCCCTTTTGTTTCTAAAGCTATTGGTCACCCACTGGCAAAATATGCTTCCCTTGTTATGTCAGGAAAAACTTTGCATGAACTTGGATTCACAAAGGAGGTGGTCCCAAGGCATGTGTCGGTGAAGGAGGCTGTACTTCCTTTTGAAAAATTCCAAGGTTGTGATGTGCTTCTTGGTCCAGAGATGCGTAGCACTGGAGAAGTTATGGGAATTGACTTCGACTTTCATGTGGCTTTTGCCAAGGCACAGATTGCTGCTGGCCAGAAGCTGCCGGTTACTGGTACAATATTTCTCAGCCTAAATGATCTGACAAAGCCACACCTTGCTTCCCTTGCTCGTGGATTCCTGGAACTCGGTTTCAAAATTGTCGCAACTTCTGGGACAGCTAGAGTACTAGAATTGGAGGGTATCCCAGTTGAGGTTGTTTTTAAAATGCATGAAGGGAGACCTCATGCAGGGGATATGTTAGCAAATGGAGACATACAAGCTATGGTAATAACAAGTTCAGGTGATGCACTTGATGCAATTGATGGAAGGCAACTGAGGAGAATGGCATTGGCATACAAGATCCCAATTATAACTACAGTGGCCGGAGCCATGGCTACTGTGGAAGCTATTAAGAGCTTGAAGCATAGCTCTATCCAAATGTTGGCCTTGCAAGATTATTTTAATGTTCCAGAGCAACAGTTAAAATTGCAGGCAGCTTCATCTTCTGTTTAA